In the genome of Patescibacteria group bacterium, one region contains:
- a CDS encoding GspE/PulE family protein, with protein sequence MSLLQLLVDKHILSSEDADILQHEMDSTGATFDTVLKRHGFSDDDILKARSAILEIPARKMIQEDVKMSVLEYIPEESANHYKFVPLAVKDGMLEVGVVDPDNIEARDALNFISSRINMPYKVFLITQEDFEKVIAQYKGMSAEVTKALTDLDSELKTDIQAAAGKDEEESEADKIDVSKAPKIEAKIVEDAPVTKIVATILRYATEGNASDIHIEHMHETIRVRFRVDGVLNTSLVLPTKVHSALTARIKILSNMRLDEKRKPQDGRFSAKIEGRKIDFRVSTFPTYYGEKIVMRILDQQKGVKNFDEMGLTPRHLALMKNALKKPYGLILISGPTGSGKTTTLYSMLNLVDKEQKNVLSLEDPIEYNIDGISQSQVRPEIGYTFANGLRTTLRQDPNVIMVGEIRDKETAQLAIQAALTGHLVLSTIHTNSAVGIIPRLIDMGVDPFLIAPTLVLAIAQRLAATLCPKGGKEVPVEGSLRMMIDKQFEDLPDEFKKEVPIPTSVREIDPTPECPNGTRGRAAVFEMFEIDKEVEKVILSSATELDLMKVLRKKGVMTMREDAMLKAFKGEIPFEEVNKL encoded by the coding sequence ATGTCATTGCTTCAATTACTTGTAGATAAACACATTCTATCCTCTGAAGATGCGGATATACTTCAGCATGAAATGGATAGTACTGGAGCTACTTTTGATACTGTTTTAAAAAGACATGGTTTTTCTGATGATGATATATTGAAGGCTCGAAGTGCAATTCTCGAAATCCCTGCCCGAAAGATGATTCAGGAAGATGTAAAAATGAGTGTTCTTGAATATATTCCTGAAGAATCTGCTAATCATTACAAATTTGTTCCACTTGCAGTAAAAGATGGAATGCTTGAAGTTGGAGTAGTTGATCCAGACAATATCGAAGCTCGTGATGCATTGAATTTTATTTCTTCACGAATAAATATGCCCTACAAAGTCTTTTTGATCACACAAGAAGATTTTGAAAAAGTTATTGCTCAATATAAAGGCATGTCAGCAGAAGTGACAAAAGCTCTTACTGATCTTGATTCTGAGTTAAAGACTGACATTCAGGCTGCAGCAGGGAAGGATGAAGAAGAAAGTGAGGCAGATAAAATTGACGTTTCAAAGGCACCAAAGATTGAAGCAAAAATTGTTGAAGATGCTCCAGTTACAAAAATCGTGGCAACAATTTTACGTTATGCTACTGAAGGAAACGCATCCGACATTCACATTGAGCATATGCACGAAACTATTCGTGTGCGATTTCGTGTCGACGGTGTTTTAAATACAAGTCTTGTGTTGCCAACAAAAGTACACTCTGCGCTCACTGCACGTATTAAAATTCTTTCAAATATGCGTCTCGATGAAAAACGAAAACCTCAAGACGGTCGTTTTTCTGCAAAAATTGAAGGCCGAAAGATTGACTTCCGAGTTTCAACATTTCCAACCTATTATGGAGAAAAGATCGTGATGCGAATCTTGGATCAACAAAAAGGTGTAAAGAATTTTGATGAAATGGGTCTTACTCCACGTCATCTTGCACTTATGAAGAATGCTCTTAAGAAGCCGTATGGCCTTATTTTGATTTCTGGTCCTACTGGTTCTGGTAAAACCACGACACTCTATTCTATGTTGAACCTTGTTGATAAAGAACAAAAAAATGTGTTGTCTCTAGAAGATCCGATTGAGTACAACATAGATGGAATTAGTCAGTCACAAGTGCGTCCTGAGATTGGGTATACTTTCGCAAACGGATTGCGTACAACACTTCGTCAAGATCCAAACGTAATCATGGTGGGAGAGATCCGAGATAAAGAAACAGCACAGTTGGCAATCCAAGCCGCACTTACTGGTCACTTGGTGCTTTCTACAATCCACACTAATAGTGCTGTAGGTATTATCCCTCGACTTATCGACATGGGTGTTGACCCATTTCTTATTGCTCCTACGTTGGTCCTCGCTATTGCTCAACGACTTGCTGCAACCCTTTGTCCTAAAGGTGGTAAAGAGGTACCAGTAGAAGGAAGTCTAAGAATGATGATAGATAAACAATTTGAAGATCTTCCCGATGAGTTTAAAAAAGAAGTACCAATTCCAACTTCTGTTCGTGAAATTGATCCAACTCCGGAATGTCCAAATGGAACACGAGGACGAGCTGCTGTATTTGAAATGTTTGAAATTGATAAAGAAGTAGAAAAAGTTATTTTGAGCAGTGCAACAGAACTTGATCTTATGAAGGTACTACGAAAGAAAGGCGTAATGACAATGCGTGAGGATGCCATGCTTAAGGCTTTTAAAGGAGAAATCCCCTTTGAAGAGGTGAATAAGCTTTAA
- a CDS encoding type II secretion system F family protein: MLFNYKALDTTGVERDGSIEAVNIDIAISSLQRRGLVISQIKSADEAGSFLQRGVVIFKHVSNKEIVILSRQLAILFDAQVSALRVFRLIASEVENAILRKSLTEIADDIQGGSSLSKAMQKHPKIFSDFYVNMVRSGEESGRLNEIFLYLADSLERSFEVTSKARNALIYPAFVIFTFFAVMGLMFTVVIPKISVILVESGQELPIYTQVVLGISNFFVNFGIYFLIALAIGIFFFVRYIRTPQGKDGLDKFKITIPYIGNLYRKLALSRITDNMNTMLTSGIPMIKSLEITASVVGNETYKRIILDSLNSVKGGKSLSDSLVPYHEIPGIVIQMVKVGEETGELGNILKTLAKFYQREVMTAVDTLVDLIEPVMIVTLGLGVGILLASVLVPIYNLANSF; this comes from the coding sequence ATGTTATTTAATTATAAAGCACTAGATACAACAGGAGTAGAACGCGATGGATCAATCGAAGCTGTTAATATTGATATTGCTATTAGTTCACTTCAGCGACGTGGATTAGTTATTTCACAAATTAAATCTGCTGATGAAGCAGGATCATTTTTGCAACGTGGAGTTGTTATCTTCAAGCATGTAAGCAATAAAGAGATTGTTATTCTCTCTCGACAGCTTGCCATTCTCTTTGACGCGCAGGTTTCTGCACTTCGAGTTTTTCGACTTATCGCTTCTGAAGTTGAAAATGCAATTCTTAGAAAAAGTCTTACTGAGATTGCAGATGATATTCAGGGGGGTAGTTCACTATCTAAGGCAATGCAAAAGCATCCAAAGATATTTTCTGACTTCTATGTAAACATGGTGAGATCAGGAGAAGAATCAGGTCGTCTCAATGAAATCTTTTTGTATCTTGCTGATAGTTTGGAAAGAAGTTTTGAAGTTACATCAAAAGCGCGTAATGCATTGATCTATCCTGCATTCGTTATATTTACATTCTTTGCCGTGATGGGGCTTATGTTTACTGTGGTTATTCCGAAAATTAGTGTAATTCTCGTTGAATCAGGACAAGAGCTTCCTATTTATACTCAGGTTGTGCTCGGAATCTCAAACTTTTTTGTAAACTTCGGAATTTATTTCCTCATTGCTCTTGCAATTGGAATATTCTTTTTTGTTAGATACATTCGTACTCCACAAGGTAAAGATGGATTGGATAAATTTAAAATCACTATTCCGTATATTGGAAACCTATATCGTAAACTGGCCCTTTCACGAATTACCGACAACATGAATACAATGTTGACCTCAGGAATTCCTATGATCAAGTCTCTTGAGATCACCGCGTCTGTAGTTGGAAATGAAACTTATAAAAGAATAATTTTAGATTCTTTAAATTCTGTAAAGGGAGGAAAGTCATTGTCTGACTCACTAGTGCCGTATCACGAAATTCCAGGAATTGTTATTCAAATGGTAAAGGTGGGGGAGGAAACTGGAGAACTTGGAAATATTTTGAAAACTCTTGCGAAGTTTTACCAACGTGAAGTGATGACAGCAGTTGATACACTCGTTGATCTTATTGAACCAGTGATGATTGTGACACTTGGTCTCGGAGTTGGAATTCTTCTCGCATCCGTACTCGTTCCGATATACAATCTTGCAAACTCATTCTAG
- a CDS encoding type II secretion system protein, translating into MKTHFKKGFTLVELLVVIAVIGILAAVLLASIGTAKSKDNDEKVKAQLVKMIDAAKKYNETYSAYGSASDCMSGMFSDTGTGFSSLVAASNFPEGSNPSCSATNTGWAVKAALPSNNEISYCVDYTGKSATTSSMASWTAGATISCP; encoded by the coding sequence GTGAAAACACATTTTAAAAAAGGCTTTACTTTGGTTGAACTCCTGGTTGTTATTGCTGTTATCGGAATTCTCGCTGCAGTTCTTCTTGCATCAATTGGTACTGCAAAAAGTAAAGATAATGATGAAAAAGTAAAAGCGCAATTAGTTAAAATGATTGATGCTGCAAAAAAATACAACGAAACATATAGCGCGTATGGATCTGCATCGGATTGTATGAGCGGAATGTTTAGTGATACCGGTACAGGCTTTAGTAGCCTTGTAGCAGCATCAAATTTTCCTGAAGGATCAAATCCCTCATGTAGTGCAACAAATACAGGTTGGGCAGTTAAAGCCGCACTACCTTCAAACAATGAAATTAGTTATTGTGTAGATTACACAGGTAAGTCAGCAACAACTTCAAGTATGGCATCATGGACAGCTGGTGCAACTATTTCTTGTCCATAA
- a CDS encoding type II secretion system protein, whose product MKNIKKGFTLIELLVVIAIIGILSAVVLASLNTARTKAADASVKANLANARAEAELFYDSQTSATYEGVCAATGTNVIGDSVTAAGNAKSGTTVTLTDSTVPSATVATCHDAAGGWAAQVPLNTGTSYCVDSTGAAGTRTSFLADAAVVCPAS is encoded by the coding sequence ATGAAGAATATTAAAAAAGGTTTTACATTGATTGAACTTTTGGTTGTGATTGCAATCATCGGTATTCTATCAGCTGTGGTTCTTGCCTCATTGAACACTGCGCGAACAAAAGCAGCAGATGCTTCAGTAAAAGCAAACCTAGCTAACGCACGAGCAGAAGCTGAATTGTTTTATGACAGTCAGACTTCAGCAACATACGAAGGAGTATGTGCTGCAACTGGAACCAATGTAATTGGAGACAGTGTTACAGCGGCAGGTAATGCAAAGTCAGGAACAACTGTTACTCTAACTGACTCAACTGTACCTTCAGCTACAGTAGCAACATGTCACGACGCAGCAGGAGGATGGGCAGCGCAAGTACCTCTTAACACAGGAACATCATACTGTGTAGATAGTACTGGTGCCGCAGGAACACGAACAAGTTTCCTCGCAGATGCAGCAGTGGTATGTCCAGCATCATAA
- a CDS encoding acyltransferase, producing MGILQKIKELFSSEVKSPAIVYRSKLRGKITLDPSIKWGKNVSLDGSGDLTVGKYCIITHNVKIFTHMHEGLKDGYAPNLIATTTKEIPMPLVIEDNVFIGENAVILPQVNTIGHHAIIGAYAVVTKNVGPGEVWAGNPARLIRTRKEL from the coding sequence ATGGGTATTTTACAAAAAATTAAAGAACTCTTTAGTTCTGAAGTTAAATCACCTGCTATTGTATATCGCAGTAAGCTACGAGGGAAAATAACTCTTGATCCAAGCATAAAATGGGGAAAAAATGTAAGCCTTGATGGTAGTGGAGATCTAACTGTCGGTAAATATTGCATTATCACTCATAATGTAAAAATCTTTACTCATATGCATGAGGGATTAAAAGATGGCTATGCTCCAAATTTGATTGCAACTACTACAAAAGAAATTCCAATGCCATTAGTAATAGAAGATAATGTATTTATTGGAGAGAATGCAGTGATCTTACCTCAAGTTAATACCATTGGTCATCATGCAATTATTGGTGCTTATGCGGTAGTTACTAAAAATGTGGGACCGGGGGAAGTATGGGCAGGAAATCCAGCACGTCTTATCAGGACTAGAAAAGAACTCTAA
- a CDS encoding response regulator, with protein MDTQQPKILLIDDDSYLINMYALKFGKSGFDVSSALSSQEALKKLQDGYHPDIILLDIIMPAMDGLELLSEIRKQKLAESTTIIMLTNQSDTSDIEKAKSLGVSGYIVKATTIPSEVISNVQEIYKNHKA; from the coding sequence ATGGATACTCAGCAACCAAAAATTCTCCTGATTGATGATGACAGTTATCTTATTAATATGTATGCGCTTAAGTTTGGAAAAAGCGGATTTGATGTTTCATCTGCGCTTAGTTCTCAAGAAGCTTTGAAGAAACTTCAAGATGGGTACCATCCTGATATTATCCTTCTCGATATTATTATGCCAGCAATGGATGGCCTCGAGTTATTGAGCGAAATACGGAAGCAAAAGTTGGCTGAATCCACAACGATTATTATGCTTACTAATCAAAGTGATACGTCAGACATTGAAAAAGCAAAGAGTTTGGGAGTGAGTGGATATATAGTAAAAGCAACTACAATTCCATCTGAAGTTATCAGCAACGTACAAGAGATATATAAAAATCATAAGGCATAA
- a CDS encoding prepilin-type N-terminal cleavage/methylation domain-containing protein: MKPSFQSQKGFTIVEALISVLMLALVIGAVSGLVQRSLATNQFSKEQVIANYLAGEAIEYVRNIRDSNYVAGRAWFTGLSHCMGTTCRVDTVNNSITPCSETGGSDRCKLRFVDDTSTGYYSYNSSGTTDSNYIRTVELRPSGDAGGTVSEVAIVVTISGERGVFSQIPLVVVEHLNNWGGN; the protein is encoded by the coding sequence ATGAAACCATCATTTCAATCACAAAAAGGATTTACTATCGTTGAGGCATTAATTTCAGTGCTCATGCTTGCCCTTGTGATTGGCGCTGTATCTGGCCTTGTTCAACGAAGTTTAGCCACAAATCAATTTTCTAAAGAACAAGTTATTGCAAATTATTTAGCTGGTGAAGCAATTGAATATGTTCGAAATATTCGTGATTCAAACTATGTAGCAGGACGTGCATGGTTTACAGGTCTCAGTCATTGTATGGGAACAACCTGTCGTGTTGATACTGTTAATAATAGTATTACCCCATGTTCTGAAACTGGAGGATCAGACAGATGTAAACTTAGATTTGTCGATGATACTTCAACTGGATACTATAGTTATAATTCTAGTGGGACAACCGATTCAAATTATATTCGAACTGTTGAACTTCGACCGTCGGGAGATGCTGGAGGTACTGTATCAGAAGTAGCAATCGTAGTAACCATATCTGGGGAGCGAGGGGTTTTCTCGCAAATACCGTTAGTTGTTGTTGAACACTTAAATAATTGGGGGGGGAATTAA
- the pilO gene encoding type 4a pilus biogenesis protein PilO: MKALTPIICLLIAGAVLYLYVKPGYEKLNVLRDTTKQYEAAVARAKQVGLKRDDLARKYNAFDDNNVARLQKLLPDRIDSIKLIVDINSMVNKYGASVKSIKPGDDKGENKPYGSVSLSFSTTMSYDNFLLFLEDLQKNLRLTDVTDINFKATETGLYDYNITIKNYWLK; this comes from the coding sequence ATGAAAGCCTTAACACCAATTATTTGTCTTTTGATCGCCGGAGCTGTGCTCTATTTATATGTTAAGCCTGGATATGAAAAGTTAAACGTTCTTCGAGATACTACAAAACAGTATGAGGCTGCTGTCGCTCGTGCAAAACAGGTGGGATTGAAACGCGATGATTTGGCTCGAAAATATAATGCTTTTGATGACAATAATGTTGCCCGTCTCCAAAAATTGTTACCCGATCGAATTGATAGCATAAAGCTTATTGTTGATATTAATTCTATGGTTAATAAGTATGGTGCTTCAGTTAAGAGTATAAAACCAGGGGATGATAAAGGTGAGAATAAGCCCTATGGATCTGTCTCTTTATCGTTTTCAACAACAATGAGCTATGACAATTTCCTTCTATTTTTAGAGGACCTTCAGAAAAATCTGAGACTAACTGATGTAACAGATATCAATTTCAAGGCAACAGAAACTGGCCTGTATGATTACAATATTACTATTAAAAATTATTGGTTAAAATAA
- a CDS encoding PilT/PilU family type 4a pilus ATPase, translated as MNSDYKTFVDEIIGIVVKEGASDLHISEGRSPVIRVSGQLVPISNIKPLNKADIFGILDLMISPENKKLFMGDHEVDFSWSHMESRFRGNAFMRQGLPAVALRLIPHNIRTLEELNLPPILESFTKKSQGFFLCVGPVGQGKSTTLAAMIEMINQERMEHILTIEDPIEYLYTPKRAIIDQREVRIDTKDFSTALLSMFRQDINVVLIGEMRGPETISTAVTAAETGHMVFSTLHTNNAAQTIERIIDSFPANQQDQIRVQLAGSLAGIFSQRLIPRIAGGLIPAYELLINNTAVANLIREGRTHEINTVIETGSQQGMIDLNRSLAELVRAGEITIENAYRYSLNTKVLEKLI; from the coding sequence ATGAATAGCGATTACAAAACATTCGTAGATGAAATTATTGGGATAGTCGTAAAGGAAGGTGCATCAGATCTTCATATTTCTGAAGGACGAAGCCCCGTTATTCGTGTGTCAGGTCAACTTGTGCCTATTTCAAATATTAAGCCGCTCAATAAAGCTGATATCTTTGGAATCTTAGATTTAATGATTTCACCAGAAAATAAGAAGCTCTTCATGGGTGATCATGAGGTTGATTTTTCATGGAGTCATATGGAATCACGATTTCGAGGTAATGCATTTATGCGACAAGGGTTGCCTGCAGTTGCACTTCGACTTATTCCGCACAATATTCGCACGCTTGAAGAACTCAATCTCCCACCAATTCTTGAATCATTTACTAAAAAGTCTCAAGGTTTCTTTCTTTGTGTGGGTCCTGTTGGACAAGGAAAATCAACAACACTTGCAGCTATGATTGAAATGATCAATCAAGAGCGAATGGAACACATACTTACTATTGAAGATCCAATTGAGTATCTCTATACTCCTAAGCGAGCAATTATAGATCAACGAGAAGTTCGAATTGATACTAAAGATTTTAGTACTGCATTACTCTCTATGTTTCGACAGGATATCAATGTTGTTCTTATTGGTGAAATGCGAGGACCAGAAACCATTTCAACAGCCGTAACGGCAGCGGAAACAGGTCACATGGTTTTCTCAACGCTTCACACAAACAATGCAGCACAAACCATTGAACGTATCATTGATAGTTTTCCTGCAAATCAACAGGATCAGATTCGAGTTCAGCTTGCTGGATCACTCGCAGGAATCTTTTCTCAGCGACTTATTCCACGAATTGCAGGAGGACTTATTCCCGCATACGAATTGTTGATCAACAATACTGCAGTTGCCAATCTTATCCGTGAAGGCAGAACTCATGAAATTAATACTGTAATTGAAACAGGTTCTCAGCAGGGTATGATTGATCTCAATCGTTCATTAGCAGAACTCGTACGAGCAGGGGAGATTACAATTGAGAATGCATATCGATATTCTCTCAACACTAAAGTTCTTGAGAAATTGATTTAA
- a CDS encoding type II secretion system protein, with the protein MKPYISKNHTKAKGFTLVEMIIAIGIFSVAMVMGVAAVVSIVNANRVSQSQSLIFSNLSIAIEGMTKAIRVGTGYSQSDGTAGITFIPSSGVGTVKYLFSEQKIIRYVYDDEGIEVSENDVTPDTGEIIVDNLSFNVDTSNEQPKVLIRLKGHSGVRAGSIKYFYLQSLVSQRLLDL; encoded by the coding sequence ATGAAGCCTTATATTTCAAAAAATCACACAAAAGCAAAAGGATTCACTCTCGTAGAGATGATTATTGCTATTGGAATCTTCAGTGTGGCTATGGTAATGGGTGTTGCTGCCGTTGTTAGTATTGTAAATGCAAATAGAGTTTCACAATCTCAGAGTCTTATATTCTCAAACTTAAGCATTGCTATTGAAGGAATGACAAAAGCAATTCGAGTTGGTACAGGGTATTCTCAAAGTGATGGTACTGCGGGAATTACTTTTATTCCATCAAGTGGTGTTGGAACAGTAAAGTATCTTTTTTCTGAACAAAAGATCATTAGATATGTATATGATGATGAGGGGATAGAAGTAAGTGAAAACGATGTTACGCCGGACACAGGTGAAATCATCGTGGATAACTTGAGTTTTAATGTAGATACAAGTAATGAACAGCCTAAAGTACTTATCAGGCTTAAGGGACATTCGGGAGTACGAGCTGGTTCAATTAAATATTTTTATTTGCAGTCGCTGGTATCGCAGCGCTTATTGGATCTTTAG
- a CDS encoding prepilin-type N-terminal cleavage/methylation domain-containing protein, with protein sequence MKYKQLQKGFTLVEMMVVIAILTIFTSISLVDYKNFGKRQAFVNLMYDTALDIRQVQASGIGVQEVVPGSNDFNVGYGIHFNLELANNSYLIFADKPIGGTTIRDNGYCSSVDPSCSADTQVAVHTLPTGFIIDDVCGIVDNVRTCIASGGKMDIVFARPNPDAIIRVNANLTNAEDDTQVNYDAAEINFRSPEGEERYLYIDASGQISVRSE encoded by the coding sequence ATGAAGTATAAGCAACTACAAAAAGGTTTTACGCTCGTGGAAATGATGGTTGTAATTGCTATTCTTACAATCTTTACATCAATTTCTCTTGTTGACTATAAAAACTTTGGTAAACGACAAGCATTTGTAAATCTTATGTATGATACTGCTCTTGATATTCGGCAGGTGCAAGCGAGTGGTATTGGTGTGCAAGAGGTTGTTCCAGGCAGTAATGATTTTAATGTAGGATACGGAATTCATTTTAATCTTGAGTTAGCAAATAACTCATATTTAATATTTGCTGATAAACCTATTGGAGGAACAACGATTCGTGATAATGGGTATTGTTCTTCAGTTGATCCAAGTTGTAGTGCTGATACTCAAGTAGCTGTTCATACGCTCCCAACTGGATTTATAATTGACGATGTCTGTGGAATAGTAGATAACGTGCGCACATGTATTGCATCAGGTGGTAAAATGGATATTGTTTTTGCACGTCCAAATCCCGATGCAATAATTAGAGTGAATGCCAACCTCACGAACGCCGAAGATGATACTCAGGTGAATTATGATGCTGCAGAAATTAACTTTAGATCTCCAGAAGGGGAAGAGCGTTATTTATATATAGATGCATCAGGACAAATTTCAGTAAGATCTGAATAA
- the pilM gene encoding type IV pilus assembly protein PilM — translation MSFFSSLFGKKETSVIGIDIGSSSIKIVQLSRKGGKAVLDTYGELALGPYGNVEIGRATNLPPEKISEALNDVIRESKMTSKSSGIAIPFGASLISLIEMPAVSDQQLAQMVPIEARKYIPVPITEVMLDWILVPRQVDKELKFNEEAPHSPNQPTEKIDVLIVAIHNETLARYQSIVTASALQTSFFEIEIFSTIRSVLDQDTTTQMIVDLGAATTKVYIVERGIIRASHVISRGAQDITLGLARTLNIPVQEAEIIKRDLSRVDSDKKKAVDDVVNLTLDYIFSEAQRVLLSYQKKFNKDISKVVMVGGGARLQNVLKRAESNFQTSVVLGDPFGKTEAPAFLEEVLKHTGPEFAVALGVALRKLQELS, via the coding sequence ATGTCTTTTTTTTCAAGCTTATTCGGTAAAAAGGAAACAAGTGTCATTGGTATTGATATTGGTTCTTCATCTATAAAAATTGTGCAGCTTTCACGAAAGGGTGGCAAAGCGGTTCTTGATACCTATGGTGAACTTGCATTAGGGCCGTATGGTAATGTGGAAATTGGACGTGCCACAAACCTTCCTCCAGAAAAGATAAGTGAAGCACTTAATGATGTGATTCGCGAATCAAAAATGACCTCAAAATCAAGCGGTATTGCGATCCCATTCGGCGCAAGTCTTATTTCACTTATTGAAATGCCTGCTGTATCAGATCAACAATTGGCACAAATGGTTCCTATTGAAGCTCGAAAGTATATTCCTGTGCCTATCACAGAAGTAATGCTCGATTGGATTTTGGTGCCACGACAAGTCGATAAAGAATTAAAATTCAACGAAGAAGCTCCACATAGTCCAAATCAGCCTACAGAAAAGATAGATGTGCTTATTGTGGCAATTCATAATGAAACCTTGGCAAGGTATCAGTCTATTGTTACAGCTTCAGCTCTTCAAACAAGCTTTTTTGAAATTGAGATTTTTAGCACAATTAGATCTGTACTTGATCAAGATACAACAACTCAAATGATTGTTGATCTAGGAGCGGCTACAACAAAAGTATATATAGTAGAACGTGGAATTATTCGAGCTTCACATGTAATTAGTAGAGGAGCTCAGGATATTACTCTAGGCCTCGCAAGGACCTTAAACATACCTGTTCAAGAAGCTGAAATCATAAAGCGAGATCTAAGTCGCGTTGATTCAGATAAAAAGAAAGCTGTTGATGATGTTGTTAATCTGACGCTTGATTATATTTTTTCAGAAGCTCAGCGCGTATTATTGTCATATCAAAAGAAATTTAATAAAGATATTTCTAAAGTTGTGATGGTGGGCGGGGGAGCACGATTGCAAAACGTATTAAAGCGAGCAGAATCAAATTTTCAAACTTCTGTTGTATTAGGCGATCCTTTCGGTAAAACAGAAGCTCCGGCATTCTTGGAAGAAGTATTAAAACATACTGGTCCAGAATTTGCTGTTGCTCTCGGTGTTGCTCTTCGAAAACTTCAAGAACTTTCATAA
- a CDS encoding prepilin peptidase, whose amino-acid sequence MNVVFGIFFFLLGTIIGSFLNVVIYRYNTGMGIGGRSQCFSCGKTLRWYELVPVFSYIFLRGKCSKCKSSVAIQYPLVELVTGLLFLYIYIRYAAYIMTYQFSVIAMLLELIVISVLVVIFVYDMRHKIIPDGLAFVFAVCALVYASIDPFTGFHMPSIWALAAGPIAAFPFAFLWLISGGRWIGLGDAKLALGIGWMLGIIGGISAIIFSFWIGAPLSIMYILIQRIRLPRNTEQLTMKSEIPFAPFLILGFLIVLFFSLSLPGLEGFMYIINEV is encoded by the coding sequence ATGAATGTTGTATTTGGCATTTTCTTTTTTCTTTTAGGAACTATAATTGGTAGCTTCTTAAACGTTGTTATTTATCGATATAATACTGGAATGGGAATAGGGGGAAGGTCTCAGTGTTTCTCATGTGGGAAAACATTGCGTTGGTATGAATTAGTTCCCGTTTTTAGTTATATCTTTCTTCGGGGTAAGTGTTCAAAATGCAAAAGTTCAGTAGCTATTCAGTATCCGCTCGTTGAATTAGTAACTGGCCTTCTGTTTTTATACATATATATACGATATGCAGCTTATATAATGACGTATCAGTTTTCTGTGATAGCTATGCTCCTCGAGCTTATAGTTATTTCTGTACTAGTAGTTATCTTTGTGTATGATATGCGCCATAAGATAATTCCAGATGGATTAGCATTCGTTTTTGCAGTGTGTGCACTTGTATATGCATCTATTGATCCATTTACTGGTTTCCATATGCCATCTATTTGGGCACTAGCTGCAGGACCAATTGCTGCATTTCCATTTGCATTTCTATGGCTAATATCTGGCGGGCGATGGATTGGTTTGGGCGATGCAAAATTGGCACTGGGTATTGGTTGGATGCTTGGAATCATTGGAGGCATATCAGCAATCATATTTTCGTTTTGGATTGGAGCACCATTAAGTATTATGTATATTCTTATACAGCGTATCCGATTGCCTAGAAATACAGAACAGCTTACAATGAAGTCTGAAATCCCTTTTGCACCGTTTCTCATTCTCGGATTTCTAATCGTGTTATTTTTCAGTCTTTCACTACCAGGCTTGGAAGGATTTATGTATATAATTAATGAAGTATAA